tttcacatttgttttgATGTTGTCTTTGGACTTCTCCAGGAAAGTGTTTTTGAGACGgtggaaaataaatatgtgaaataggGTAGTGGATCCACATAGCAGCCACCTGGGGGAATAAAGAATATTTGTTGTAAACAAATAAGGACACACATCTAAGGACTAAGATGAGTGCTAAGTACACACATCTAAGTAAACGCACATCTGAGTACTAAGCTTGACCTAGAGGACTTCCTGCTCCAACTTTTAgcttaaacatttaaatttaatagtTTGGTGCTTTTTCTGACAAACTTAAAACCAGTagatgttgttattttaaaaaaatgaaacatggaGTGCATCTCTTATTGCCTAAACAAGATCACGCACTAAAACACAGTAACAAGCAAGTggacatacataaatatatatgcacattttaaaagatgcttatatattaaaaagaattttattatgatgttttgatataactGACCTGAGATGCTCATTATAGTACTATGCTGGTTACCAATATTGTTTGCCAAACTTGATGGACTCTAGCGGTAATAAAGATGAACAGTTGCTTTGTTATCACTATTCTCCCCTTCTTTGAAtataatagttgttttttttttttatgctggGAATGATCAACTTAGGAAAAAAATCCTCTAAATTTCCCAAGCTTCTTTGAAACCCACTCTAGTCATGTGATGTCTAAATTTCCCAAGCTTCTTTGAAACCCACTCTAGTCATGTGATGAAGTTCTGAACAATGCATAAAATTTGAGGTATTATATGATGGCTATGGATCCTTCCTTAAGATTCAAGTTGCATGGAGTCTACCATCTTCTTTGTGTATTTCTTGGTCTTCTTCCTTAGGACATAAATGCCACCATCTTTGACTATGAAGATGAAGGTCACATCTTATGTATGATGAAGCAATGCTTTAGAATGAGTCTGGGTCACTGAGGACTAGAACCCAGTGAGAGATGACTTAGATCCAGACTCTGATTATGTGAGAGAGAAACACATTCTTAAAATGTATACTATATCTATCACTTGCAATAAATTCTACTCCTAACCaataaaacaatatagaaaaaggaatggaaaaattcTACTAGGAACCAAACTTTAGACAGTGTTTccccttaaaaattaaatatatcccTGGGAACGATGGCagcaaatataagaaaagaaagccatgggctatattattctctttgaaaAGAACCTCATTTATTCTATACACATTAATTGCCTCTAGAAAGTGAATTTTAAGTGGGATTAGTCACTTGAGTTCTTATATTTGAGGTATTGATGACTTCGCCACCTTTCTTTTAAAATCGTTGTTAGAATATGTATCTATTATTTgactatactttttaaaaccaGTACACAGAGAGTCAGAGCATAGTGTTATTTCCTAATTAAATAACTCACATATTTGAGGatttaaaccaaaatatttcagGCATGCTACTGCCTCGAGTAACCTACCTCCAAGAAATAATGGTGGATAGGATTAGTTTCTTTGGAGTAATGATTTTCAAACTCTTCGAtcataaaaaaaatttactgaggaTCTTGAAAAGCCTTTGTTTATGTGTTATGTTTACTGATATTcaccttcttttaaaattaaaattgatgattttaaaatatgagttaattcatttcaaaataagtaataatttcatatttttagaaacatgttttttaaaccaaaaacttCTTAGGAGTGGTAGAATGTTTTCCATGTTTTGtcaatctctttaatgtctggcttaatggAAGACAGCTGCTTATATCTGATTTTGCATTTAGTCTGTGGTGATAGCATGCATATAGCTGGAAAATTCCACTGTTCATTCATGAATGTATggcagtaaaaatgaaaaatgtattatgaaaataattttgcctTTATTGAGACCTCAAAAGGGTCTTTGGTTCCCACACATGTCCCTAGACCACACCTTGAGAAACTTTGGTCGAGAGCAGTGATCTTCAAACTGTGAGATGAGAAAACcatactgtaaatattttaaacctgCATTTCCAATTTCAGTTCAaccatttataaattttataccTGTGTTAATTACTAATAATCATTAACAATAACacatatacaatatttataatggtaaatatattatttttggtatgttttgatattttagaaaattttggTTTAAGAACTGGCAATGCATAGATTTGGAGTTCTggtttcaaattcattttattctaattacTGGAAAAGATATATTGTTTGCTGTATTCATTAAATCATGATACAAACTTTTAATCCCATTATCTAGttgtataatttgttttttaaatttccctaatAAATATAGTTTCCTTAATGtcaatagtttatttttacaGATTAACTGAGAAGTTTGATTTTCATACAATGTGGTCAAAACTCGCTGAAActctttcatttggaaaaatgaaaGACCAATTAGAATATTCTGTTACCAAGTACAAATAGTACACAAATACCAGAGTTTTATAAAGTATACAACTAGATAAAATTTAGTAATGTTACAACAGAAACAATCTTGAAtattcatgaaaaaatgctctctCCCAATATAGCAGCATGCCTTGAATACTTTAGGAGCTGTTGCATGAATGCAATGAAATATGAAATGAACTTCATTATCAAAATCTCCTATCATAAACAGATTTCCTATAAAGACATCCAGGTTCCCAGATATGGCACAGCACTTCCTGTATACCATTCCACACTGGATATAAGATCTATATCAACAACATCAGGCAACTGAGAGGCTTCATAGTAATGAAGCTACCAGAAGGCAGACAACTTGGAAAACTAATGGAAGCCACAACTTAAAATGCATGTGTGTTTCTATGTGCTCTGGAGAAACAAGGACAGACAGTCAGCAGTATGCAGCCACCAGACTTAGGTGTGTAGCTTGTCAAGCTAGAAGTAGAATTTGAAAGGAAAGCAATCAACTATGTCCCTATGGAAACTCAGTTTTAAACAGTATGAGATATATAGAGAGggacaaaaaataggaaaatgaaatgagatgtaGTGTCAACCCCTTGGGATAGTAATTATGCATAGGTTTCCATCTTACCATCATCCACATGCAAAGTTGACAATGCacataataaatgtgaaaacacACTATATTTGCAAACagactaaatttatttaaaggaCTTAATCAAAGGgaaaatttaattccattttaaaacatgttctttATCATCCTGCACAACAGAACCAGAGAAAGATAACATCTGTAGTTCTTTGATAATAGCCTAGATTTAGGTTTCTGTTAATTTGAAGACACAGGATCAGATGAACAAGAGCAGCCTGAGAATCCAAATTTCACAAGCAGACAAATCTGGTGAGCTCTAGAATTGTTCAGTAGAAACCATATGACCAGTATCTTCCATAACAAGATGGGTGGCAGCAGCCATTTCCGTAGCCTCTATAGCCACGATAGCCACAGCCATAGCCACAGCCATAGCCACAGCCAAGTCCACCATACCCATAGCCACCATAGTAGTTAGTATAGTCAATCATGGTGTCAGAAATGGATGGTTCATGTGTAGAAGAGGATGTTCTTGAATTTGAACATCTCCATCTTCACAGATCTTTTATACTTCCTCAGTAGTAGGTGTGGCAAATCACAGGCAATGATGCTCttattatgaattattttggGTTGACCACTAACACCACCAAGGCAACACTCTCATAAATCTCTTATTTCATTAGGCATAGTGAAGCCTTCATAGCTAGGATTCCTCTATTGTTGTGTTAATATTTTCACTATCAAAGAATGTGATTTGAATGATAGATATTTTTTTTTACCTGGTTTTAAAATCCTTTTATCCTGAGAGCACATACTAAAATTTCATGATGAAAGTCTATGAAATAGTAGAAACTATGCAAATCTCATCTGATTCAAATTGGTTTTGGTTTGTTAATTCCCTCATATTCATCTACCAGTTGCAGTTGAAGAAGTCTGTCTGCATGGCTTTGGGGGGATAGATGTGCCTAAGGGGCAAGT
Above is a genomic segment from Macaca thibetana thibetana isolate TM-01 chromosome 3, ASM2454274v1, whole genome shotgun sequence containing:
- the LOC126951723 gene encoding keratin-associated protein 20-1; the encoded protein is MIDYTNYYGGYGYGGLGCGYGCGYGCGYRGYRGYGNGCCHPSCYGRYWSYGFY